The Catenulispora sp. EB89 genome has a segment encoding these proteins:
- a CDS encoding ribose-phosphate diphosphokinase, with amino-acid sequence MTGLKTTGEKKLMLFTGRAYPELAQEVAEELGVEIAPMKAHDFANGEIYTRFEESVRGSDAFVIQCHSAPINHSIMEQLIMVDALKRASAKRITVITPFYGYARQDKKHKGREPISARLMADFFATAGADRLMAVDLHTDQIQGYFDGPVDHLFALPLLVDYIRGKYDTSKLTVVSPDAGRVRTADRWTDRLNTPLAIVHKRRDPNIPNTVSVHEIVGDVKGRTCVLVDDMVDTAGTICAAAEALFENGAAEVIIAATHAVLSDPAVDRLKNSRISEVIFTNTLPIPDEKRFDKMTVLSIAPMLARAIREVFEDGSVTSMFDDHKH; translated from the coding sequence GTGACCGGCCTCAAGACCACCGGTGAGAAGAAGCTCATGCTCTTCACCGGACGTGCCTATCCCGAGCTGGCCCAGGAAGTCGCCGAAGAGCTGGGGGTCGAGATCGCCCCCATGAAGGCGCACGACTTCGCGAACGGGGAGATCTACACCCGTTTCGAGGAGTCGGTGCGCGGCAGCGACGCCTTCGTGATCCAGTGCCACTCGGCTCCGATCAACCACTCGATCATGGAGCAGCTGATCATGGTGGACGCGCTCAAGCGCGCCTCCGCCAAGCGGATCACCGTCATCACGCCGTTCTACGGCTACGCGCGCCAGGACAAGAAGCACAAGGGCCGCGAACCGATCTCGGCCCGTCTGATGGCGGACTTCTTCGCCACCGCCGGCGCCGACCGGCTGATGGCCGTGGACCTGCACACCGACCAGATCCAGGGCTACTTCGACGGCCCGGTGGACCACCTGTTCGCGCTGCCGCTGCTGGTGGACTACATCCGCGGCAAGTACGACACCTCGAAGCTGACGGTGGTCTCCCCCGACGCCGGCCGGGTGCGCACCGCCGACCGCTGGACCGACCGCCTGAACACGCCGCTGGCGATCGTGCACAAGCGCCGCGACCCGAACATCCCGAACACGGTCTCCGTGCACGAGATCGTCGGCGACGTCAAGGGCCGCACCTGTGTCCTGGTCGACGACATGGTGGACACCGCCGGCACCATCTGCGCCGCCGCCGAGGCGCTGTTCGAGAACGGCGCCGCCGAGGTCATCATCGCCGCGACGCACGCGGTGCTGTCGGACCCGGCCGTGGACCGGCTGAAGAACTCGCGGATCAGCGAGGTGATCTTCACCAACACGCTGCCGATCCCGGACGAGAAGCGGTTCGACAAGATGACGGTGCTGTCGATCGCGCCGATGCTGGCCCGGGCCATCCGCGAGGTGTTCGAGGACGGTTCGGTCACGTCGATGTTCGACGATCACAAGCACTGA
- a CDS encoding 50S ribosomal protein L25/general stress protein Ctc, protein MAEIRISAEDRTEFGKGFARRARAAGKIPGVVYGHGESVRHVLLPGHDLMIALRTPNVLLNLDFGDGKGQMALPKDVQKDPVKRTLEHVDLLLVRSGEKVTVDIPITIVGEVVGGAVLDHSLNNLTVTAEATHIPTGIEVDVDRKEEGFQLFVRDLPLPAGSELVTDGDQLVLQVVVTRAEAAAEGAESAEGEAGEAGSEASAE, encoded by the coding sequence ATGGCTGAGATCCGCATAAGCGCAGAAGACCGCACCGAGTTCGGCAAGGGCTTCGCCCGCCGCGCCCGCGCTGCCGGCAAGATCCCGGGTGTCGTCTACGGCCACGGCGAGTCCGTGCGGCACGTGCTGCTTCCGGGCCACGACCTGATGATCGCGCTGCGGACCCCGAACGTCCTGCTGAACCTGGACTTCGGCGACGGCAAGGGCCAGATGGCGCTGCCGAAGGACGTGCAGAAGGACCCGGTCAAGCGGACCCTGGAGCACGTGGACCTGCTGCTGGTGCGCAGCGGCGAGAAGGTCACTGTGGACATCCCGATCACCATCGTCGGCGAGGTCGTCGGCGGCGCGGTCCTGGACCACTCGCTGAACAACCTGACCGTCACCGCCGAGGCCACGCACATCCCGACCGGCATCGAGGTCGACGTGGACCGCAAGGAGGAGGGCTTCCAGCTCTTCGTCCGCGACCTCCCGCTGCCCGCCGGCTCGGAGCTGGTCACCGACGGCGACCAGCTGGTGCTGCAGGTCGTCGTGACCCGCGCCGAGGCCGCCGCCGAGGGTGCCGAGAGCGCCGAGGGCGAGGCCGGCGAGGCCGGGTCCGAGGCGTCTGCGGAGTAA
- the pth gene encoding aminoacyl-tRNA hydrolase — protein MTTAEARDQLYLIAGLGNPGPGYAGNRHNAGFMVVDLLASRVGGKFKSHKARADVVEGRLGVGGPRVVLAKPKTFMNLSGGPVKALRDFYKIEPAHIIVVHDELDVDYGTLRLKLGGGDNGHNGLRSITSALGTKDYYRVRFGVGRPPGRQDPADFVLKDFSSVEKKELDYNVDRTADAAEDLIRRGLVDAQNIYHAA, from the coding sequence ATGACCACCGCCGAGGCCCGCGATCAGCTCTATTTGATCGCGGGCCTCGGCAACCCCGGGCCCGGTTACGCCGGGAACCGGCACAACGCCGGCTTCATGGTCGTGGACCTGCTGGCCTCGCGCGTCGGCGGCAAGTTCAAGTCGCACAAGGCGCGGGCGGACGTCGTCGAGGGCCGGCTCGGTGTCGGCGGGCCGCGGGTGGTGCTGGCCAAGCCGAAGACGTTCATGAACCTGTCCGGCGGGCCGGTGAAGGCGCTGCGGGACTTCTACAAGATCGAGCCGGCGCACATTATTGTCGTCCACGACGAACTCGACGTGGACTACGGCACGCTGCGGCTGAAGCTCGGCGGCGGCGACAACGGCCACAACGGCCTGCGCTCCATCACCTCGGCGCTCGGGACGAAGGACTACTACCGCGTGCGCTTCGGCGTGGGGCGGCCGCCGGGGCGGCAGGATCCCGCGGACTTCGTGCTGAAGGACTTCTCCTCGGTGGAGAAGAAGGAGCTGGACTACAACGTGGACCGGACCGCGGACGCGGCCGAGGACCTGATCCGGCGCGGGCTCGTGGACGCGCAGAACATCTACCACGCGGCCTGA
- a CDS encoding ABC transporter ATP-binding protein, whose product MAAIEVRNLTKTYGDTIAVADVSFEVGAGEIFGILGPNGAGKTTTVECISGLRTPDGGEVRVLGLDPRRDREDVRQLLGVQLQESQLPAKIQVREALELYASFYREPADVGRLLTQWDLTEKAGARFGKLSGGQKQRLAVALAMVGNPRVVVLDELTTGLDPHARRIAWEMVEQVRAAGVTVLLVTHFMEEAERLCDRVAIIDAGRVVAVDTPAGLAARGPAAGQRMRFRPSEPVADELLLALPEVRGVARHGVYLEVTGTSEVIGAVTAYLARRQIIAAELRVEQTSLDDAFIALTTHTAAAASANTNTTAEES is encoded by the coding sequence ATGGCAGCGATCGAGGTACGGAACCTCACCAAGACCTACGGCGACACGATCGCCGTGGCCGACGTCTCCTTCGAGGTCGGCGCGGGGGAGATCTTCGGGATCCTCGGGCCGAACGGCGCCGGGAAGACCACGACCGTCGAGTGCATCAGCGGCCTGCGGACGCCCGACGGCGGCGAGGTCCGGGTGCTGGGCCTGGACCCGCGCCGGGACCGTGAGGACGTCCGGCAGCTGCTCGGGGTGCAGCTCCAGGAGAGCCAGCTGCCGGCGAAGATCCAGGTGCGCGAGGCGCTGGAGCTGTACGCGTCCTTCTACCGCGAGCCGGCCGACGTGGGGCGGCTGCTGACGCAGTGGGACCTGACGGAAAAGGCCGGGGCGCGCTTCGGGAAGCTGTCCGGCGGGCAGAAGCAGCGGCTGGCCGTGGCGCTGGCGATGGTGGGCAATCCGCGGGTGGTGGTGCTCGACGAGCTGACCACCGGTCTGGACCCGCACGCTCGGCGGATCGCGTGGGAGATGGTCGAGCAGGTTCGCGCGGCCGGCGTCACGGTGCTGCTGGTCACCCACTTCATGGAGGAGGCCGAGCGGCTCTGCGACCGGGTCGCGATCATCGACGCCGGGCGGGTGGTGGCCGTGGACACGCCGGCCGGGCTGGCGGCGCGGGGGCCGGCGGCCGGGCAGCGGATGCGGTTCCGGCCGTCGGAGCCGGTGGCGGACGAGTTGTTGCTGGCGCTGCCGGAGGTCCGCGGGGTGGCGCGGCACGGCGTGTATCTGGAGGTGACGGGTACCTCGGAGGTGATCGGGGCGGTCACCGCGTACCTGGCCCGGCGGCAGATCATCGCCGCCGAGCTGCGGGTCGAGCAGACCAGCCTCGACGACGCCTTCATCGCCCTCACCACCCACACCGCCGCAGCCGCTTCCGCCAACACCAACACCACCGCCGAGGAGTCCTGA
- a CDS encoding ABC transporter permease, whose amino-acid sequence MTTATHAPRLLPEFRMTGNGFRTLVRTQARLLWREPAVVLSGIVLPIALITVFGFIPAFGKPAASLGGKTTLDVYVPTFAMLSSVLTAFTALPVMFADLRERGVLRRLAVSPVPAAGLLAAQVTVIAATAAATAAAVVLIGVGGFGAALPAHPLVMLASYVLGTTALLALGLLISALAPSAGVATGIGVPTMILNFFFAGVYVPLQSLPHVLRTISGFVPYGAIVDTWSGSGAAWQHLAVLAAYTVVGALAAARLFKWE is encoded by the coding sequence ATGACCACCGCGACCCACGCTCCACGCCTGCTGCCCGAATTCCGCATGACCGGCAACGGATTCCGCACCCTGGTCCGCACCCAGGCCCGCCTGCTGTGGCGGGAGCCGGCGGTGGTCCTGTCCGGGATCGTCCTGCCGATCGCGCTGATCACCGTCTTCGGCTTCATCCCGGCCTTCGGGAAGCCGGCGGCCTCGCTCGGCGGCAAGACGACGCTGGACGTCTACGTCCCCACGTTCGCGATGCTCTCCTCGGTCCTGACCGCGTTCACCGCACTTCCGGTGATGTTCGCCGATCTGCGGGAGCGCGGGGTGCTGCGGCGTCTGGCGGTCTCGCCGGTGCCGGCCGCCGGACTGCTCGCCGCGCAGGTGACCGTCATCGCCGCGACCGCCGCCGCGACCGCGGCCGCGGTGGTGCTGATCGGCGTCGGCGGGTTCGGTGCCGCGCTGCCGGCCCACCCGCTGGTGATGCTGGCGTCCTACGTCCTGGGCACCACCGCGCTGCTGGCGCTGGGCCTGCTGATCTCGGCCCTCGCCCCCTCGGCCGGGGTTGCCACCGGGATCGGGGTGCCTACGATGATCCTGAACTTCTTCTTTGCCGGCGTCTATGTCCCGCTCCAGTCACTGCCGCATGTGCTCCGCACCATCAGCGGGTTCGTGCCGTACGGCGCGATCGTGGACACCTGGTCCGGCAGCGGCGCGGCCTGGCAGCATCTGGCCGTGCTGGCCGCGTACACGGTCGTCGGCGCACTGGCGGCGGCCCGACTGTTCAAGTGGGAGTAA
- a CDS encoding sensor histidine kinase — protein METAKALRWIPYAGLAISLPLALIIGPGTAVYYAVVLGASAAAVLWLYRGDSVVQSPKPPAARATVYYTVLLALLAVLILTSPLFGILGFTGYLHTVVLPGRTKLLGVAGTAALMATSQMGGVVFIHGLGVLLYLVLFVVNLVIASAMTISAVAEEKHRRELAEANARLHEMLEENAGLHAQLVAQAREAGVLDERQRLAGEIHDTIAQGLTGIVRQLEVVERFDDPADADKRRHHLTLARELARESLAEARRSVQAMRPGPLAAAQLPEALTELTQSWSRTAGIQARVEISGEAVALAPDIEVVLFRAAQEALANAGKYSGAGRVGVTLSYTSDVVVLDVVDDGAGFDPGNTAAPANGTGYGLTAMRSRLRQIGGTLTIETEPGDGTAISAAVPLAVMPAPAPAPAQASPPVTVAVAI, from the coding sequence ATGGAGACGGCGAAGGCCCTGAGGTGGATCCCGTACGCGGGCCTGGCCATCTCCCTGCCGCTGGCGCTGATCATCGGCCCCGGGACCGCGGTGTACTACGCCGTGGTCCTCGGGGCCTCGGCGGCCGCGGTCCTGTGGCTGTACCGGGGCGATTCCGTGGTGCAGAGTCCGAAGCCGCCCGCGGCTCGGGCGACGGTCTACTACACGGTCCTGCTGGCGCTGCTCGCCGTGCTGATCCTGACCAGCCCGCTGTTCGGCATCCTGGGCTTCACCGGCTACCTGCACACCGTGGTCCTGCCCGGCCGGACGAAGCTCTTGGGGGTCGCGGGTACGGCGGCGCTGATGGCGACCTCGCAGATGGGCGGCGTCGTCTTCATCCACGGGCTCGGCGTCCTCCTCTACCTCGTCCTGTTCGTCGTCAACCTGGTCATCGCCAGCGCCATGACGATCAGCGCGGTGGCCGAGGAGAAGCACCGGCGCGAACTGGCCGAGGCCAACGCGCGGCTGCACGAGATGCTGGAGGAGAACGCGGGCCTGCACGCCCAGCTGGTCGCACAGGCCCGCGAGGCCGGCGTCCTGGACGAGCGGCAGCGGCTCGCGGGGGAGATCCACGACACCATCGCGCAGGGCCTGACCGGCATCGTGCGGCAGCTGGAGGTCGTGGAGCGCTTCGACGACCCCGCCGATGCCGACAAGCGCCGGCACCACCTGACCCTGGCCCGGGAACTCGCGCGCGAGAGCCTGGCCGAGGCGCGCCGCTCGGTGCAGGCCATGCGGCCGGGCCCGCTGGCGGCGGCCCAGCTTCCGGAGGCGCTGACCGAGCTCACGCAGTCCTGGTCGCGCACCGCGGGGATCCAGGCCCGGGTCGAGATCAGCGGCGAGGCCGTGGCCCTCGCGCCGGACATCGAAGTGGTCCTGTTCCGCGCGGCGCAGGAGGCGCTGGCCAACGCCGGCAAGTACTCGGGCGCGGGGCGCGTCGGAGTCACGCTGTCGTACACGAGCGACGTGGTGGTGCTGGACGTCGTGGACGACGGCGCCGGCTTCGATCCGGGGAACACCGCCGCACCGGCGAACGGGACCGGCTACGGTCTGACGGCGATGCGCTCGCGGCTGCGGCAGATCGGCGGCACGCTCACGATCGAGACCGAGCCGGGTGACGGCACGGCGATCAGCGCGGCGGTGCCGCTGGCGGTGATGCCGGCGCCAGCACCGGCACCGGCACAGGCATCGCCGCCGGTGACGGTCGCTGTCGCGATCTGA
- a CDS encoding response regulator produces MTSIRLLIVDDHPIVRDGLRGVFDGEPGFEVVGEAADGAQALVQSAESGPDVVLMDLRMPTMGGVDAIRRLRVEQPAVRVLVLTTYDTESDVLPAIEAGATGYLLKDAPREDLIRAVRAAAAGQPVLAPTVAQRLMTRVQAPPAAAAPATDALTERELEVLRLVAAGTTNRETARSLFISEATVKTHLLHAYAKLGVRDRAAAVSEAYKRGLLS; encoded by the coding sequence ATGACGAGCATCCGCCTGCTGATCGTGGACGACCACCCGATCGTCCGCGACGGTCTGCGCGGCGTCTTCGACGGCGAGCCGGGCTTCGAGGTGGTCGGGGAGGCCGCCGACGGGGCGCAGGCGCTCGTCCAATCCGCCGAGTCGGGTCCCGATGTGGTGCTGATGGATCTGCGGATGCCGACCATGGGCGGCGTCGACGCCATCCGGCGGCTGCGGGTCGAGCAGCCGGCGGTCCGGGTGCTGGTGCTCACCACGTACGACACCGAGTCCGACGTCCTGCCCGCGATCGAGGCCGGCGCCACCGGCTATCTGTTGAAGGACGCCCCGCGCGAAGACCTCATCCGGGCCGTGCGGGCCGCGGCGGCGGGCCAGCCGGTGTTGGCTCCGACGGTCGCGCAGCGCCTGATGACCCGGGTCCAGGCTCCCCCTGCGGCTGCCGCGCCGGCCACCGACGCGCTGACCGAGCGCGAGCTGGAAGTGCTCCGCCTGGTCGCGGCCGGGACCACCAACCGGGAGACCGCCCGCAGCCTGTTCATCTCCGAGGCCACGGTCAAGACCCACCTCCTGCACGCCTACGCCAAGCTCGGCGTTCGCGACCGGGCCGCCGCGGTCTCCGAGGCGTACAAGCGCGGCCTGCTCAGCTGA
- a CDS encoding DUF1330 domain-containing protein has product MTAYALANVRSVELCPDIVEYLERIQATMDPFGGRFAFHGGEKEVVEGSWAQDLILIEFPDLESVRGWWTSPEYQAIKHLRTDHMAADIVLFDTLPKDYQVGETAAKLATLL; this is encoded by the coding sequence ATGACCGCCTACGCATTGGCAAACGTTCGTTCCGTCGAGCTCTGCCCGGACATCGTGGAGTACCTGGAGCGGATCCAGGCGACGATGGATCCCTTCGGTGGACGCTTCGCCTTCCACGGCGGCGAGAAGGAGGTCGTGGAGGGTTCGTGGGCCCAGGACCTGATCCTCATCGAGTTCCCCGACCTGGAGTCGGTGCGCGGCTGGTGGACGTCGCCGGAGTACCAGGCGATCAAGCACCTGCGGACCGACCACATGGCGGCCGACATCGTGCTCTTCGACACGCTGCCGAAGGACTACCAGGTCGGCGAGACCGCCGCGAAGCTGGCCACGCTGCTGTGA